The proteins below come from a single Alkalispirillum mobile genomic window:
- the speA gene encoding biosynthetic arginine decarboxylase, with product MSDWSIGLARQVWSVQHWSGGYFDISNAGRVVVRPDRDPGREPLDLARIADEARRQGIGLPVLVRFLDILHDRVDTLCSAFQQAMEADGYRGGYRAVYPIKVNQQRRVVSEIIRHGDGRVGLEAGSKPELMAVLALTPPGGTVVCNGYKDREYVRLALRGRQLGLQVHLVIEKASELELVLEEARRMDVTPSLGMRVRLATIGAGKWQNTGGEKSKFGLTAAQALAVVEQLRANGCLDWLRLLHFHLGSQIPNIRDIRNGMGEAARYYAELRALGAPIDTVDVGGGLGVDYEGSRSRSFCSINYTVAEYAHNVVHALWQVCEDEALPHPDIITESGRAMTAHHAVLITDVIDGDRVPDGGDLSPPDDDAPRVLHELWAVWTGLDRRHPLEAYHDAAHGLSEAQTLYAHGVLRLAERARAERIWQAVCHALLGRLDPRRRPHRELLDELNEKLADKLFCNFSVFQSMPDVWAIDQIFPVLPLQRLDEPPASRAVLQDLTCDSDGCIRGYVDRDGVDSTLPLPPWRPGEPYLLGIFLVGAYQEILGDMHNLFGDTHSVNVRLTDSGYTLSGAAHGDTITDVLRYVDFDAEMLRHIYRERVAAAGLRGEAGRQCLADLEGGLQGYTYLGP from the coding sequence ATGAGCGACTGGAGCATCGGACTGGCCCGCCAGGTCTGGAGCGTGCAGCACTGGAGCGGGGGCTACTTCGACATCAGCAACGCCGGCCGGGTGGTGGTGCGGCCCGACCGCGACCCCGGGCGGGAGCCGCTGGACCTGGCGCGAATCGCCGACGAGGCCCGCCGCCAAGGGATTGGCCTGCCGGTGCTGGTGCGCTTTCTGGATATCCTCCATGACCGGGTGGACACGCTCTGCAGCGCCTTCCAACAGGCCATGGAGGCGGACGGCTACCGGGGCGGTTACCGCGCCGTCTACCCCATCAAGGTGAACCAGCAACGGCGCGTGGTCAGCGAGATCATCCGCCACGGCGACGGCCGCGTCGGCCTGGAGGCGGGCAGCAAGCCGGAGCTGATGGCGGTGCTGGCCCTGACCCCGCCCGGCGGCACCGTGGTCTGCAACGGCTACAAGGACCGCGAGTACGTGCGCCTGGCGCTGCGGGGACGGCAGCTGGGCCTGCAGGTGCACCTGGTGATCGAGAAGGCCTCAGAGCTGGAGCTGGTGCTGGAAGAGGCCCGGCGGATGGACGTCACCCCCAGCCTGGGCATGCGCGTGCGGCTGGCCACCATCGGTGCCGGCAAGTGGCAGAACACCGGCGGCGAGAAGTCGAAGTTCGGCCTGACCGCCGCCCAGGCGCTGGCGGTGGTGGAACAGCTCCGGGCCAACGGCTGCCTGGACTGGCTGCGGCTGCTGCACTTCCACCTGGGTTCACAGATCCCCAACATCCGCGACATCCGCAACGGCATGGGCGAGGCCGCACGCTACTACGCCGAATTGCGCGCCCTGGGCGCCCCCATCGACACCGTGGACGTGGGCGGTGGCCTGGGGGTGGACTACGAGGGCAGCCGCTCGCGCAGCTTCTGCTCCATCAACTACACCGTGGCCGAGTACGCCCACAACGTGGTGCACGCCCTCTGGCAGGTCTGCGAGGACGAGGCGCTGCCCCACCCGGACATCATCACCGAATCCGGTAGGGCCATGACCGCCCACCATGCGGTGCTGATCACCGATGTCATCGACGGGGACCGGGTGCCCGACGGGGGTGACCTGTCGCCGCCGGACGATGACGCGCCGCGGGTGCTGCACGAGCTCTGGGCCGTCTGGACCGGACTGGATCGGCGCCACCCGCTGGAGGCCTACCACGACGCCGCCCACGGGCTGTCGGAAGCACAGACCCTTTACGCCCACGGCGTACTGCGGCTGGCCGAGCGGGCCCGGGCCGAGCGGATCTGGCAGGCGGTCTGCCACGCCCTGCTCGGGCGGCTGGACCCGCGCCGCCGGCCCCACCGGGAGCTGCTGGACGAGCTCAACGAGAAGCTGGCGGACAAGCTGTTCTGCAATTTCTCGGTGTTCCAGTCCATGCCCGATGTCTGGGCCATCGACCAGATCTTCCCGGTGCTGCCATTGCAGCGGCTGGACGAGCCGCCGGCCAGCCGCGCGGTGCTGCAGGACCTGACCTGCGACTCCGATGGCTGCATCCGCGGTTACGTGGACCGGGACGGCGTGGACAGCACCCTGCCCCTGCCGCCCTGGCGCCCCGGCGAGCCCTATCTGCTGGGTATCTTCCTGGTGGGGGCCTACCAGGAGATCCTGGGCGACATGCACAACCTGTTCGGTGACACCCACTCGGTGAACGTGCGCCTGACCGACAGCGGGTACACGCTCAGCGGGGCCGCCCACGGCGACACCATCACCGACGTGCTGCGCTACGTGGACTTTGACGCCGAGATGCTGCGGCATATTTACCGCGAGCGGGTGGCCGCGGCAGGGCTCCGCGGCGAGGCCGGCCGGCAGTGCCTGGCGGACCTGGAAGGCGGGCTGCAGGGCTATACCTACCTGGGGCCCTGA
- the ubiB gene encoding ubiquinone biosynthesis regulatory protein kinase UbiB, with product MIRLGRLPRLVYINWVLLRHGLDEVILATHLFRPLRFLGWFMPWRWLRSRHIPRGQRIRGALEDLGPIFVKFGQILSTRRDLLPPDISEELARLQDRVPPFPGSEARRIIERAYGHSLDEYFEHFDEVPLASASIAQVHLARLRDGRDVVVKVVRPGIPRVIRRDLDLMYTVAGLAERYWTEGKRLHPMDVVREFEKNLYDELDLMREAANASQLRRNFEGSGLLYVPEVDWPLTRRDVMVMERIQGIHVSDVETLRARGVDMQALAERGVEIFFTQVFRDSFFHADMHPGNIFVDPDRPDDPRYLAVDFGIMGTLNPTDHRYLAENFLAFFNRDYRRVAELHVESGWVPPETRVDEFEAAIRTVCEPIFERPLHEISFGALLLRLFQTGQRFNMEVQPQLVLLQKTLLNIEGLGRDLYPELDLWKTAKPHLQRWMDEQVGPRSILRKFRRQLPRLGEELPELPMRVVKTLNEVEALRTQVEVQNEQLHRLRREVRHSSARSFATVTGAALVVSAFLLLGLDGYAPAMLGDAPFMTWVLGGAGGLLLLAAWPRR from the coding sequence ATGATCCGGCTCGGTCGCCTGCCCCGTCTCGTTTACATCAACTGGGTCCTGCTGCGCCACGGCCTGGACGAGGTCATCCTGGCCACCCACCTGTTCCGGCCGCTGCGCTTCCTGGGCTGGTTCATGCCCTGGCGCTGGTTGCGTAGCCGGCATATCCCGCGCGGCCAGCGCATACGCGGCGCGCTGGAGGACCTGGGCCCCATCTTCGTGAAGTTCGGCCAGATCCTCTCCACCCGCCGCGACCTGCTGCCGCCGGATATCTCCGAAGAGCTGGCGCGGCTGCAGGACCGGGTGCCGCCCTTCCCCGGCAGCGAGGCCCGGCGCATCATCGAGCGCGCCTACGGCCACAGCCTGGACGAGTACTTCGAGCACTTCGACGAGGTGCCGCTGGCCTCGGCCTCCATCGCCCAGGTGCACCTGGCGCGGCTGCGCGACGGCCGTGATGTGGTGGTGAAGGTGGTGCGTCCGGGCATTCCCCGGGTCATCCGCCGCGACCTGGACCTGATGTACACCGTGGCCGGGCTGGCCGAGCGCTACTGGACCGAGGGCAAGCGGCTGCACCCCATGGACGTGGTGCGCGAGTTCGAGAAGAACCTCTACGACGAGCTGGACCTGATGCGCGAGGCGGCGAACGCTTCCCAGCTGCGGCGCAATTTCGAGGGCTCGGGCCTGCTCTACGTGCCGGAGGTGGACTGGCCCCTGACCCGTCGCGACGTGATGGTCATGGAGCGCATCCAGGGCATCCACGTCAGCGACGTGGAGACCCTGCGCGCCAGGGGCGTGGACATGCAGGCGCTGGCCGAGCGGGGGGTGGAGATCTTCTTCACCCAGGTGTTCCGCGACAGCTTCTTCCACGCCGACATGCACCCGGGCAACATCTTCGTGGACCCGGACCGGCCGGACGATCCCCGCTACCTGGCGGTGGACTTCGGCATCATGGGCACGCTGAACCCCACCGACCACCGCTACCTGGCGGAGAACTTCCTGGCCTTCTTCAACCGCGACTACCGCCGGGTGGCCGAGCTGCACGTGGAGTCCGGCTGGGTGCCGCCGGAGACCCGGGTGGATGAGTTCGAGGCGGCCATCCGCACGGTCTGCGAGCCCATCTTCGAGCGGCCGCTGCACGAGATCTCCTTCGGGGCCCTGCTGCTGCGCCTGTTCCAGACCGGTCAGCGCTTCAACATGGAGGTGCAGCCGCAGCTGGTGCTGCTGCAGAAGACCCTGCTCAACATCGAGGGGCTGGGCCGCGACCTCTACCCGGAGCTGGACCTGTGGAAGACCGCCAAGCCCCACCTGCAGCGCTGGATGGACGAGCAGGTGGGCCCGCGCTCGATTCTGCGCAAGTTCCGCCGCCAGCTGCCGCGGCTGGGCGAGGAACTGCCCGAGCTGCCCATGCGGGTGGTAAAGACGCTCAACGAGGTGGAGGCCCTGCGCACCCAGGTGGAGGTGCAGAATGAGCAACTCCACCGCCTGCGCCGCGAGGTGCGCCACAGCAGCGCCCGCAGTTTCGCCACCGTCACCGGCGCCGCCCTGGTGGTGAGCGCCTTCCTGTTGCTGGGGCTGGACGGCTACGCCCCGGCGATGCTGGGCGATGCGCCCTTCATGACCTGGGTGCTGGGTGGCGCCGGCGGCCTGCTGCTGCTGGCGGCTTGGCCGCGCCGGTAA
- a CDS encoding ubiquinone biosynthesis accessory factor UbiJ, which translates to MSAWDLVCNTLQRLLDTALALDPDTPLRLRPLAGQQVAVELVGSGRLLLGFTETGVTVTPLRGEDDGGAQAHIRTTPGALLALARRRGEGTEGFEFRGDVHTVQAVRDFFAGLEVDWEAQLAEVVGDIPAHQLGQFARGLGRWGGEVLESVRLNLGEYLTEEGRLLPPRAEVRAFVEDVTVLRQDADRLAARIARLERRRAEPGPGGNA; encoded by the coding sequence ATGAGCGCCTGGGATCTCGTTTGCAACACCCTCCAGCGGCTTTTGGACACGGCGCTGGCGCTCGATCCGGACACGCCGCTGCGCCTGCGGCCGCTGGCCGGGCAGCAGGTGGCGGTGGAACTGGTGGGTAGTGGCCGGCTGCTGCTGGGGTTCACCGAGACCGGCGTCACCGTCACCCCGCTGCGGGGCGAGGATGACGGCGGGGCGCAGGCCCACATTCGGACCACGCCGGGCGCCCTGCTCGCCCTGGCCCGGCGACGGGGTGAGGGCACCGAGGGCTTCGAGTTCCGCGGTGATGTGCACACCGTGCAGGCCGTGCGCGACTTTTTCGCCGGCCTGGAGGTGGACTGGGAGGCCCAGCTGGCGGAGGTGGTGGGCGACATCCCCGCCCACCAGCTGGGCCAGTTCGCCCGCGGCCTGGGCCGCTGGGGCGGGGAGGTGCTGGAGTCCGTGCGCCTCAACCTGGGGGAGTACCTCACCGAGGAGGGGCGGCTGCTGCCGCCGCGCGCCGAGGTGCGCGCCTTCGTCGAGGACGTGACCGTGCTGCGCCAGGACGCCGACCGGCTGGCGGCACGCATCGCCCGGCTGGAGCGCCGGCGCGCTGAACCGGGTCCGGGGGGCAACGCATGA
- the ubiE gene encoding bifunctional demethylmenaquinone methyltransferase/2-methoxy-6-polyprenyl-1,4-benzoquinol methylase UbiE, which translates to MSERPGDHHPGSSPPAGERPEGAGTIDFGYQQVPVGEKAQRVRQVFRSVADRYDLMNDLMSAGLHRLWKHQAINRVQPRRGHRVLDLAAGTGDLSLVLSRRVGPEGEVVMTDINEAMLARGRDRMLDAGRVGNLRYALCNAEALPFPDQYFDRVTIAFGLRNVTDKDRALREMHRVLKPGGWATVLEFSRVYLPPLRPVYDLYSFRVLPVMGKLVANDAESYRYLAESIRMHPPQEQLAEMMTAAGFEDVDYLNLSAGVVAIHRGFRY; encoded by the coding sequence ATGAGTGAGCGGCCCGGCGATCACCACCCCGGCTCATCCCCACCTGCCGGCGAGCGGCCGGAAGGGGCAGGGACCATCGATTTCGGTTACCAGCAGGTGCCGGTAGGCGAGAAGGCACAGCGGGTGCGGCAGGTGTTTCGCTCCGTGGCCGACCGCTACGACCTGATGAACGACCTGATGTCCGCCGGCCTGCACCGCCTCTGGAAGCACCAGGCGATCAACCGGGTACAGCCCCGGCGCGGTCATCGGGTGCTGGACCTGGCCGCCGGCACGGGCGACCTCTCGCTGGTGCTATCCAGGCGGGTGGGCCCGGAGGGCGAGGTGGTCATGACCGACATCAACGAGGCCATGCTCGCCCGCGGCCGCGACCGCATGCTCGACGCCGGCCGGGTCGGCAACCTGCGCTATGCGCTCTGCAACGCCGAGGCGCTGCCCTTCCCCGACCAGTACTTTGACCGGGTGACCATCGCCTTCGGACTGCGCAACGTCACCGACAAGGACCGCGCGCTGCGCGAGATGCACCGGGTGCTGAAACCGGGCGGCTGGGCCACCGTGCTGGAGTTCTCCCGGGTCTACCTGCCGCCCCTGCGCCCGGTCTATGACCTCTACTCCTTCCGCGTGCTGCCGGTGATGGGCAAGCTGGTGGCCAACGATGCGGAGAGTTACCGCTACCTGGCCGAATCCATCCGCATGCACCCGCCGCAGGAACAGCTGGCCGAGATGATGACCGCCGCCGGCTTCGAGGACGTGGACTACCTCAACCTGTCCGCCGGCGTGGTCGCCATCCACCGGGGCTTCCGCTACTGA
- a CDS encoding gamma-butyrobetaine hydroxylase-like domain-containing protein, with amino-acid sequence MKVPSNIRLHKASRILEVQFDDEVFHLPCEYLRVHSPSAEVQGHGPGQAVLQTGKEQVNISEIEPVGSYAVRLRFDDGHATGLYTWELLYDLGRNQEQYWQRYLDRLAEAGYTRREPTDSGRH; translated from the coding sequence ATGAAAGTGCCCAGCAACATCCGACTGCACAAGGCCTCCCGCATCCTCGAGGTGCAGTTCGACGACGAGGTCTTCCACCTGCCCTGCGAGTACCTGCGGGTGCACAGCCCCTCTGCCGAGGTGCAGGGTCACGGCCCCGGTCAGGCGGTGCTGCAGACGGGCAAGGAGCAGGTCAACATCAGCGAGATCGAGCCGGTGGGCAGCTACGCGGTGCGACTGCGCTTCGACGACGGCCACGCCACCGGGCTCTACACCTGGGAGTTGCTCTACGACCTGGGCCGGAACCAGGAGCAGTACTGGCAGCGCTACCTGGACCGGCTGGCCGAGGCGGGCTATACCCGGCGCGAGCCCACTGACAGCGGGAGGCACTAG
- the hslU gene encoding ATP-dependent protease ATPase subunit HslU — protein MSEMTPREIVQELDKYIIGQDAAKRSVAIALRNRWRRMQVDTALQPEITPKNILMIGPTGVGKTEIARRLAKLARAPFIKIEATKFTEVGYVGRDVESIIRDLVDIAIKLVREEAMERVQHQAADAAEDRVLDIMLPRAQSFDEEDPSSATRQKLRKKLREGHLDEREIEVEISANPAGVEIMAPPGMEEMTNQLQQMFQNFGGDKTKRRKMKVKEALEVLKEEEAARLVNDEDLKAEAVDRVEQNAIVFLDEIDKVCKRAEQGTGGDVSREGVQRDLLPLVEGSTVSTKHGMVRTDHILFIASGAFHLSKPSDLIPELQGRLPIRVELQALTTDDFVRILSEPSASLVHQYQALIATEGCELTFTDDGIRRVAEVAWEVNSRTENIGARRLHTVMERLLEEISYSAADRGGQQITVDAEYVDQHLGSLVQDEDLSRYIL, from the coding sequence ATGTCCGAAATGACGCCCCGCGAAATCGTCCAGGAACTGGACAAATACATCATCGGCCAGGATGCGGCCAAACGCTCCGTGGCCATCGCCCTGCGCAACCGCTGGCGCCGCATGCAGGTGGACACCGCCCTGCAGCCTGAGATCACCCCGAAGAACATCCTGATGATCGGGCCCACCGGTGTCGGCAAGACCGAGATTGCCCGCCGCCTGGCCAAGCTGGCGCGGGCGCCCTTCATCAAGATCGAGGCCACCAAGTTCACCGAAGTGGGCTATGTCGGCCGCGACGTGGAGTCCATCATCCGCGACCTGGTGGATATCGCCATCAAGCTGGTGCGCGAGGAGGCCATGGAGCGGGTCCAGCACCAGGCCGCCGACGCCGCCGAGGACCGGGTGCTGGACATCATGCTGCCCCGGGCCCAGAGCTTCGATGAGGAGGACCCCAGCTCGGCCACCCGGCAGAAGCTGCGCAAGAAGCTGCGCGAGGGTCACCTGGACGAGCGCGAGATCGAGGTGGAGATCAGCGCCAACCCCGCCGGTGTGGAGATCATGGCCCCGCCGGGCATGGAGGAAATGACCAACCAGCTCCAGCAGATGTTCCAGAACTTCGGCGGCGACAAGACCAAGCGCCGCAAGATGAAGGTGAAGGAGGCCCTGGAGGTACTCAAGGAAGAGGAGGCCGCCCGGCTGGTCAACGACGAGGACCTGAAGGCCGAGGCCGTGGACCGCGTGGAGCAGAACGCCATCGTCTTCCTGGACGAGATCGACAAGGTCTGCAAGCGGGCCGAACAGGGTACTGGTGGCGATGTCTCCCGCGAGGGCGTGCAGCGCGACCTGCTGCCGCTGGTGGAGGGCTCCACCGTGTCCACCAAGCACGGCATGGTGCGTACCGACCACATCCTGTTCATTGCCTCGGGTGCGTTCCACCTGTCCAAGCCCTCGGACCTGATCCCCGAACTGCAGGGGCGGCTGCCGATCCGGGTGGAGCTGCAGGCGCTGACCACCGACGACTTCGTGCGCATCCTGAGCGAGCCCAGCGCCTCCCTGGTCCACCAGTACCAGGCGCTGATCGCCACCGAGGGCTGTGAGCTGACCTTCACCGACGACGGCATTCGCCGCGTGGCAGAGGTGGCCTGGGAGGTGAACAGCCGCACCGAGAACATTGGCGCCCGCCGCCTGCACACCGTCATGGAGCGGCTGCTGGAGGAGATCTCCTACAGCGCCGCCGACCGCGGCGGGCAGCAGATCACGGTGGACGCCGAGTACGTGGACCAGCACCTGGGCAGCCTGGTGCAGGACGAAGACCTGAGCCGGTATATTCTGTGA
- the hslV gene encoding ATP-dependent protease subunit HslV: MEQFRGTTILAARRNGHVVVGGDGQVTLGHTVMKGNARKVRRLHNGRVVAGFAGGTADAFTLFERFEGQLEKYRGNLTRAAVEMAKDWRSDRVLRRLEALLIVADHEAMLVISGNGDVIDPEDDFVAIGSGGPYAQAAATALMRHSDLSARELVEQALGIAGDICIYTNRNLTIEELGPESED; this comes from the coding sequence GTGGAACAGTTCAGAGGCACGACCATACTGGCAGCAAGGCGCAACGGCCACGTGGTGGTCGGTGGCGATGGCCAGGTCACCCTGGGCCACACGGTAATGAAGGGCAATGCCCGCAAGGTGCGCCGGCTGCACAACGGCCGAGTGGTGGCGGGGTTTGCCGGCGGCACGGCGGACGCGTTCACCCTGTTCGAGCGCTTCGAGGGGCAGCTGGAGAAATACCGCGGCAACCTCACCCGGGCCGCCGTGGAGATGGCCAAGGACTGGCGCTCGGACCGCGTGCTGCGCCGCCTGGAGGCCCTGCTGATCGTCGCCGACCACGAGGCCATGCTGGTCATCTCCGGCAACGGTGACGTGATCGACCCCGAGGATGACTTCGTGGCCATCGGCTCCGGTGGCCCCTACGCCCAGGCCGCGGCCACTGCCCTGATGCGCCACAGCGACCTGTCCGCCCGCGAGCTGGTGGAACAGGCCCTGGGCATCGCCGGCGACATCTGCATCTACACCAACCGCAACCTCACCATCGAGGAACTGGGTCCCGAGAGCGAGGACTGA
- the xerC gene encoding tyrosine recombinase XerC, with protein MTPLELSIQRFLHHLHYERGLSPHTVKAYRRDLARFLQWCEDAGLTDAAAITAHHIRRFAAARHRQGLSPGSVQRVLSGLRSLFRYLVREGQLRGNPAEGVPAPRRQRRLPAVLSPDETARLLEGSPEDDPLALRDKALYELVYSSGLRLAEAVGLDLGRLDLGEGTVEVLGKGAKTRLVPVGDKARQALAAWLAVRPGLARADEPAVFVSQRGRRLSARSVQARLSRLAVVSGVGRPVHPHMLRHSFASHLLESSGDLRAVQELLGHADIATTQVYTHLDFQHLAKVYDQAHPRARRRRDDD; from the coding sequence GTGACCCCGCTGGAGCTGTCCATCCAGCGTTTCCTCCACCACCTGCACTACGAGCGCGGGCTGTCGCCCCACACCGTGAAGGCCTACCGGCGCGACCTGGCGCGCTTTCTCCAATGGTGCGAGGACGCGGGGCTGACGGATGCCGCCGCGATCACCGCCCACCATATCCGCCGGTTCGCCGCCGCGCGGCACCGCCAGGGCCTCTCCCCCGGGTCGGTGCAGCGCGTGCTGTCCGGCCTGCGCAGCCTGTTCCGCTACCTGGTGCGGGAAGGGCAGCTCAGGGGCAACCCGGCCGAGGGCGTTCCCGCCCCCCGGCGCCAGCGCCGGCTCCCCGCGGTGCTCAGCCCCGATGAGACCGCACGGTTGCTGGAGGGCTCGCCGGAGGACGATCCGCTGGCCCTGCGCGACAAAGCGCTCTACGAGTTGGTCTACTCCTCCGGGCTGCGGCTGGCGGAGGCCGTCGGTCTGGACCTGGGGCGGCTGGACCTCGGTGAGGGCACGGTGGAGGTGCTGGGCAAGGGCGCCAAGACCCGCCTGGTGCCGGTGGGCGACAAGGCGCGCCAGGCCCTGGCCGCCTGGCTGGCGGTGCGCCCCGGGTTGGCGCGGGCCGACGAGCCGGCGGTGTTCGTCAGCCAGCGCGGCCGCCGGTTGTCCGCCCGCAGCGTCCAGGCCCGGCTGTCGCGGCTGGCCGTGGTGAGCGGCGTCGGCCGCCCGGTCCACCCGCACATGCTGCGCCACTCCTTCGCCAGCCATCTGCTGGAGTCCAGCGGCGACCTGCGCGCCGTGCAGGAACTGCTGGGCCACGCCGACATTGCCACCACGCAGGTCTACACTCACCTGGACTTCCAGCACCTGGCCAAGGTGTACGACCAGGCCCACCCGCGGGCGCGCCGGCGGCGCGACGACGACTGA
- a CDS encoding DUF484 family protein, whose product MQQTKPEAQLTAEDVAAWLAEDPTFLLRHPKVLRDLELRHDCAPAVSLIERQVQLLRHENDALREELEGLLAVARYNDRTGTRLHQLTLELMRADSLTAVVEVLRAGLREGFQADAVALLLFGDSEPAEGLPVPCLPEDDDRLASLNNFIMDRRPRCGRMRGEQLEQLFGSGATRVNSAAIVPLVADQGVQGLLGIGSHQADRFHEGQGTVYLTQLGQLAGEALAAHRTTVA is encoded by the coding sequence ATGCAACAGACCAAGCCTGAAGCGCAACTCACCGCCGAGGACGTGGCCGCGTGGCTCGCCGAGGATCCGACCTTCCTGTTGCGCCACCCGAAGGTGCTGCGTGACTTGGAGCTGCGCCACGACTGCGCGCCCGCCGTCTCCCTGATCGAGCGTCAGGTGCAGCTGCTCCGCCACGAAAACGATGCCCTGCGCGAGGAGTTGGAGGGCCTGCTGGCCGTGGCCCGCTACAACGATCGCACCGGGACCCGGTTGCACCAGCTCACCCTGGAGCTGATGCGCGCCGACTCGCTGACTGCGGTGGTGGAGGTGCTGCGCGCGGGCCTGCGCGAGGGCTTTCAGGCGGATGCCGTTGCCCTGCTGCTGTTCGGCGATAGCGAACCGGCGGAGGGTCTGCCGGTGCCCTGCCTGCCGGAGGACGACGACCGCCTGGCAAGCCTCAACAACTTCATCATGGACCGCCGCCCCCGGTGCGGCCGGATGCGCGGCGAGCAGCTGGAACAGCTTTTCGGCAGTGGTGCCACCCGGGTCAACTCCGCCGCCATCGTGCCGTTGGTGGCCGACCAGGGGGTGCAGGGGTTGCTGGGCATCGGCAGCCACCAGGCCGATCGTTTCCACGAGGGCCAGGGCACCGTCTACCTGACCCAGCTCGGGCAGCTGGCGGGTGAGGCCCTGGCCGCCCACCGCACTACCGTGGCGTAA
- the dapF gene encoding diaminopimelate epimerase, which produces MKIHFTKMQGLGNDFVVIDAVRQPVDLSPEQIRRIADRRYGVGCDQVLLATPARRSQADFRYLIFNPDGSQAEHCGNGVRCLARFLDDHGLVSAGRHELVIETVNGLSRVRLCDDGPVTVDMGAPVLEPPQIPFRAPARAREYELEVAGQVVRLGAVSMGNPHAVLRVDDVDSAPVETLGPAIEAHHRFPRRVNVGFLQVITPGHVRLRVYERAAGETLACGTGACAAVVSGRLRGWLDDAVDVDLPGGRLVIHWPGEGEHVWMTGPAETVFEGEIRLD; this is translated from the coding sequence ATGAAAATTCATTTCACCAAGATGCAGGGGCTGGGCAACGACTTCGTGGTCATCGATGCCGTGCGCCAGCCCGTCGATTTGAGCCCGGAGCAGATCCGCCGCATCGCCGACCGCCGGTACGGGGTGGGCTGCGACCAGGTGCTGCTGGCCACCCCGGCCCGGCGCAGCCAGGCCGACTTCCGCTATCTGATCTTCAACCCCGACGGCAGCCAGGCCGAACATTGCGGCAACGGCGTGCGCTGCCTGGCCCGGTTCCTCGACGATCACGGTCTGGTGTCCGCCGGGCGCCACGAACTGGTCATCGAGACGGTCAACGGCCTGTCGCGGGTGCGCCTGTGTGACGACGGGCCGGTCACCGTGGACATGGGGGCACCGGTGCTGGAGCCACCGCAGATCCCCTTTCGCGCGCCGGCCCGGGCGCGGGAGTACGAGCTGGAGGTGGCTGGCCAGGTGGTGCGCCTGGGGGCGGTCTCCATGGGTAATCCGCACGCGGTGCTGCGGGTGGACGACGTGGACAGCGCCCCGGTGGAGACCCTGGGGCCGGCCATCGAGGCGCATCACCGCTTCCCGCGCCGGGTAAACGTGGGTTTCCTTCAGGTCATCACCCCCGGGCATGTCCGGTTGCGGGTGTACGAGCGGGCGGCCGGCGAGACCCTGGCCTGCGGCACCGGGGCGTGCGCGGCGGTGGTCTCCGGGCGCCTGCGGGGGTGGCTGGATGACGCCGTGGACGTCGACCTGCCGGGCGGACGCCTCGTGATACACTGGCCTGGAGAGGGGGAACACGTGTGGATGACCGGCCCGGCCGAGACGGTATTCGAGGGGGAGATCCGTCTGGACTGA
- a CDS encoding PAAR domain-containing protein gives MIAWRANNMSRQVILLGDKDTGHGSHPPTAVTSGSPTVQINGRPVARQGDPLAPHRKPGGSSHGRRIAKGKATCLVDGKPIALSGHPVDCGGHLVPGAGSGVTVG, from the coding sequence ATGATCGCATGGAGAGCGAACAACATGTCGCGACAAGTCATACTGCTGGGTGACAAGGACACCGGCCACGGTAGTCACCCGCCGACCGCGGTAACCTCAGGTAGCCCCACCGTACAGATCAATGGCCGTCCGGTGGCCCGACAGGGTGACCCGCTGGCACCCCATCGCAAACCCGGGGGCTCCAGCCATGGCCGGCGTATTGCAAAGGGCAAGGCCACGTGCCTGGTGGACGGCAAGCCGATTGCTCTGAGCGGGCACCCGGTGGATTGTGGGGGGCACTTGGTGCCAGGTGCAGGGTCTGGTGTAACCGTTGGCTGA